A section of the Drosophila sechellia strain sech25 chromosome 3L, ASM438219v1, whole genome shotgun sequence genome encodes:
- the LOC6610153 gene encoding nucleosome-remodeling factor subunit NURF301 isoform X10, whose translation MSGRGSRKRGRPPKTPNERASGRFNYQLLKKPKYLSEGKSQPSTPSASRGISPQSDEGSRSSHNNHTNRSRGSAAKRGRGRKSAVQPNTSSYSGRKGYESEYHYGSDFGDSEEDKSDNEDDMLLTPSDDESLEVANESESEFSVCSFNQNGVGRPPRPPSPEPVWLQEGRQYAALDLPDSSEDLFIANTHVLRALSIYEVLRRFRHMVRLSPFRFEDLCAALACEEQSALLTEVHIMLLKAILREEDAQGTHFGPLDQKDTVNISLYLIDSITWPEVLRSYVESDKTFDRNVFQILSQTEYPYTGIDNRLEVLQFLSDQFLTSNSIRDVMLQEGPIHYDDHCRVCHRLGDLLCCETCPAVYHLECVDPPMNDVPTEDWQCGLCRSHKVSGVVDCVLPQEKQGVLIRHDSLGVDRHGRKYWFIARRIFIEDQEDFTCWYYSTTSKLKLLLSRLDAEELETRLHSQITERRDEIERQMKLTETLTNEHKHTKRSVIEIEQEAKNELLEKEVLDEDEKDVDAKSEEGTKKPEECKMVTRQKSNQLTNGTLYFKLGMEQGFKNYVNQYSTNPIALNKPQRNEERDKRRHLSHKFSLTTASDFKWIGITMGTTDNMITTLRQTLINFESNIAASFLNINWVVNKKIWNAAVMNARRPSEFAVVLLLFQASLKSVVFANVWHEQLGHTTLQRITSAEREERKKLEKREKRERDDEEERNRLAFNYIKYTLGLKHQVWKQKGEEYRVHGQWGWLWLSSSRRCGVRARRAQPLTHNRVYVHHTMGEENDVNEIILVDPRTQRFMQQCESSNVDGQVCHYLPDQYKNVKVIEDVREKVKGHIDVSKALNAPGRTYYSKVARKSRLDDLLDRRLKLAEVEEQMASKVPSDTKPLLVSSQNVTDNSKQTFLEKRLLRLTEVQAKGGPANVNLELVNSLAKQIQTVRLQFSQLNRFAKVFRCYTKECNTNSNAVSQITQNTCYSPLCLQKARAKKELLLLLRKAHTAGNGSKETVAAILGAVKKPSILEQKLTEGKRESSQVTVDDPEEGKPAESEAPLDLLQDWEHARAHAVPFSDSLLTECLLVDQECVTNTRIKQEGDASGGSNTTPDSNTQDSDKIDYIESMDVCSNVEIESTEDSIVTGLNSGNAEDVDMTPGWRRKRNQKSKKSYIGTKDVLDQTLDKDIPLNKQNRRFPITARPVKRECVKKYERETFENGTERVYSTSSPRGRVYLLNDAAKLYEQAVKTEDKSTISKKPSYSRYPLISNFFTHKKKRSLLVLPRFELLKLARLGGKTSTNGFHHAAKNNTIWQYQCSRPLFRTCWSYRTSNATSLSSLALQLRILWSCLRWDDMIAKPPSTDGKHQVTTDTEIVTLELLKLRHSGRYGEKTSYLRRKVVIPLEMPKTVREVTSIRSGLRKRKRAESPQPTEPQISEEWVDEDKLELWEIKFMGEKQEKARLSAVTRSVASRQLDASGSSGSNTSTNGALGVAGRVQLAPKLSEDVKEKMEQQLKLQRAVHQQRKLVATGEVTRSVTPVKGQVIGSRRVIVKNPDGTTRIIQQAVTQVSRTGGANTAAAAASPTVGGSTSTQSNPSTSTPHKVQIIRGPDGKVSVRGLNPGQQLVQMPDGKLHVLTTTTSSNSAGQGNKIKVPIKPASASSSPAISSAQTTTNPVTPMIKQIAVKHVTKNSATQSIASSSRVALPLAQIKNKLLLAQQQQQSTSSSPATSSSPVQKIVSKVVNASTSGQALQQVLVQSGSKLVLGQNAQGQKVIISTSAAQQQGTSPVQQQQLVQSQPIQQSPQQISMTQVGNQPTQKVIQQIVNTSNVQQQIVVGGQRLILSPGQTIVTQRNVPQSQALQMVQQQIQTQQQQQQHHVVQPQQQFVVQSNQIVQSSPSAQTKLVKQLVVQQQSQQTIEEKTQISTTDSNETGTQQVLVPNSTLAQQLAQGKLQVATVNGQQVIVKPLGNNQAQIVAHIKHQGDGNAHIVTSNSATAVPQANPQNSPVKQQALPPQSPQQVVVQQQQIHQQSPTNFESGVTPITQQPVLTQTVQAPAQQQALSVEESLLQNQPPGTVIKCVTAQVLQTEHGPRIVLQGLVGNDFTAQQLQLVQTQVKQQLMKAQESNGKLGVLGPTKIYLAVQPENAVQSQPPPLTPVHQSAAHQQF comes from the exons ATGAGCGGTCGCGGCAGCCGTAAACGTGGACGTCCGCCAAAGACGCCCAACGAACGCGCATCAGGACGCTTCAACTACCAGCTGCTCAAGAAGCCCAAGTATCTCAGCGAGGGAAAGTCGCAGCCCAGCACTCCGTCGGCATCCAGGGGCATTTCTCCACAGAGCGACGagggcagcaggagcagccacAATAACCACACCAATCGCAGTCGCGGGAGCGCCGCTAAGAGGGGACGAGGCCGCAAATCCGCCGTGCAACCGAACACCAGCAGCTACTCTGGGAGAAAAG GGTACGAGTCGGAGTATCACTACGGGTCAGATTTTGGGGATTCCGAAGAAGATAAATCCGATAATGAGGATGATATGCTGCTTACTCCCAGCGACGACGAGAGCCTAGAAGTAGCCAACGAGAGCGAATCAGAATTTTCCGTGTGCAGCTTTAACCAAAATGGAGTTGGTCGGCCGCCACGTCCTCCTAGCCCAGAACCTGTGTGGCTGCAGGAAGGTCGACAGTATGCAGCGCTTGATTTGCCGGACTCGTCGGAAGATCTTTTCATCGCTAATACACACGTTTTGCGCGCGCTCAGTATCTATGAAGTACTGCGACGATTTCGCCATATGGTCCGGCTTTCACCATTCCGATTTGAAGACTTGTGTGCAGCGCTGGCTTGTGAGGAGCAAAGTGCATTATTGACGGAGGTACACATAATGTTACTTAAAGCGATTCTTCGAGAAGAGGACGCGCAGGGTACACATTTTGGTCCGCTGGATCAAAAAGATACGGTTAATATAAGTCTTTACCTGATTGACTCTATAACGTGGCCGGAAGTTTTGCGAAGCTATGTGGAAAGCGATAAGACGTTTGATCGCAACGTGTTTCAGATTTTAAGCCAAACTGAATACCCGTACACGGGCATTGACAATCGGCTTGAAGTGCTCCAGTTTCTGTCAGACCAATTTTTAACCTCCAATTCTATACGAGATGTAATGCTGCAGGAGGGGCCTATTCATTATGATGACCATTGCCGCGTATGCCATCGGCTCGGTGATTTATTATGCTGCGAGACGTGCCCTGCTGTCTATCATTTGGAATGTGTGGACCCGCCAATGAATGACGTACCTACTGAGGATTGGCAGTGCGGGCTTTGCCGCTCGCATAAGGTAAGTGGCGTAGTGGACTGCGTGTTGCCACAGGAAAAACAAGGCGTGCTAATCCGGCATGATAGCCTCGGTGTTGATCGTCATGGGCGCAAATATTGGTTTATTGCACGTCGCATTTTTATCGAGGATCAGGAGGACTTTACATGCTGGTATTACAGTACGACAAGTAAGTTAAAATTGCTGCTCAGCCGACTGGACGCCGAAGAACTGGAAACTCGTCTGCATAGCCAGATTACAGAACGGAGAGACGAAATCGAGCGCCAAATGAAACTGACTGAGACCTTAACCAATGAACACAAACACACGAAGCGTAGTGTTATCGAAATCGAACAAGAGGCTAAAAATGAACTTTTGGAGAAAGAGGTCCTTGACGAGGATGAAAAAGATGTTGATGCTAAATCTGAAGAGGGAACAAAAAAACCTGAAGAATGTAAAATGGTCACGCGTCAAAAATCCAATCAGCTGACTAATGGTACTTTGTATTTCAAACTTGGTATGGAGCAAGGATTTAAAAATTATGTCAACCAGTATTCAACAAATCCGATTGCACTCAATAAGCCGCAACGAAACGAGGAGCGAGATAAGCGACGCCATCTGTCCCATAAGTTCTCGTTAACGACGGCTTCTGACTTTAAATGGATCGGTATAACCATGGGAACTACTGACAATATGATAACTACTCTGAGGCAAACATTGATAAACTTCGAATCCAATATAGCAGCttcctttttaaatattaactGGGTAGTTAACAAAAAAATTTGGAATGCTGCGGTGATGAACGCCCGTCGACCTTCTGAATTTGCGGTCGTATTGTTACTTTTTCAAGCGTCCCTTAAGAGCGTTGTTTTTGCCAACGTCTGGCATGAGCAACTCGGGCACACAACCTTGCAACGCATAACTAGTGCCGAACGAGAAGAGCGaaaaaagctggaaaagcgaGAGAAGCGCGAGCGGGATGATGAGGAAGAACGTAATCGCTTAGCATTTAACTACATAAAGTATACCCTGGGTCTCAAACATCAAGTCTGGAAGCAAAAAGGAGAAGAATACCGGGTACACGGGCAATGGGGCTGGCTTTGGCTCTCAAGCAGTCGACGCTGTGGTGTTCGTGCACGGCGAGCCCAGCCACTAACACACAATAGAGTCTACGTACATCACACCATGGGAGAGGAAAACGAcgtaaatgaaattattttagtCGACCCACGCACCCAACGGTTTATGCAACAATGTGAGTCAAGCAATGTGGATGGACAGGTGTGTCATTATTTACCGGACCaatataaaaatgtgaaaGTTATAGAAGATGTTAGGGAGAAAGTCAAAGGGCACATCGACGTCAGCAAAGCGCTTAACGCTCCAGGTCGTACTTATTATTCGAAAGTGGCTCGCAAATCTAGGTTAGATGATCTATTGGATCGCCGTTTAAAGTTGGCCGAGGTCGAGGAGCAGATGGCTTCTAAAGTTCCTTCTGACACGAAGCCGCTTCTTGTTTCTTCTCAAAATGTTACAGACAACAGCAAACAAACGTTTCTGGAGAAGCGTTTACTTCGCCTTACTGAAGTCCAAGCAAAGGGGGGTCCTGCAAACGTAAACTTGGAACTTGTTAATTCGCTGGCTAAACAAATTCAAACCGTGCGCTTACAATTTAGTCAGCTTAATCGATTTGCTAAAGTTTTTCGTTGTTACACAAAGGAGTGTAACACCAATTCAAATGCTGTATCTCAAATAACCCAAAATACTTGCTACTCTCCATTATGTCTTCAAAAAGCTCGGGCCAAAAAGGAACTTCTTTTGCTGTTGCGAAAGGCGCATACTGCCGGTAATGGCTCAAAAGAGACAGTTGCCGCTATTTTGGGCGCTGTTAAAAAGCCATCTATTCTCGAGCAGAAGCTGACGGAGGGTAAAAGAGAATCATCTCAGGTGACCGTGGATGATCCCGAAGAGGGGAAGCCAGCTGAATCCGAAGCGCCGTTGGATTTACTTCAAGATTGGGAACATGCACGAGCGCACGCCGTTCCTTTTAGCGATTCTTTATTGACCGAGTGCCTGCTGGTTGACCAGGAGTGCGTAACCAACACGAGAATTAAACAAGAGGGGGATGCCAGTGGCGGAAGCAATACAACTCCTGACTCGAACACACAAGACTCCGATAAAATAGACTATATTGAGAGTATGGACGTTTGTAGTAATGTTGAAATTGAGAGTACCGAAGACTCCATTGTTACGGGCTTAAACTCTGGGAACGCTGAAGATGTCGATATGACACCTGGATGGCGGCGAAAGCGTAACCAGAAATCGAAAAAAAGCTACATCGGCACTAAGGATGTGTTGGATCAGACGTTAGACAAGGATATACCACTTAACAAACAGAACCGCAGATTTCCCATCACTGCACGTCCGGTTAAGCGCGAATGTGTGAAAAAATACGAACGAGAGACATTTGAGAATGGAACCGAGCGGGTCTATTCGACTAGTTCACCTCGGGGTCGTGTATACCTCCTTAATGACGCAGCCAAGTTGTATGAGCAAGCTGTAAAAACTGAGGATAAGTCAACGATATCCAAAAAGCCATCATACTCTCGATACCCACTTATATCAAATTTTTTTACTCATAAAAAAAAGCGTAGCCTTTTAGTGCTACCACGATTTGAGTTACTGAAACTGGCTCGTCTAGGTGGAAAAACATCGACAAATGGTTTTCATCACGCAGCGAAAAATAACACAATTTGGCAGTATCAGTGCTCGCGTCCCCTCTTCCGAACCTGTTGGTCCTATAGAACATCTAATGCCACGTCCTTATCCAGCCTAGCACTTCAGCTACGAATATTGTGGTCGTGTCTCCGCTGGGATGACATGATAGCAAAGCCACCATCCACGGATGGGAAGCATCAGGTTACTACGGATACTGAAATTGTAACATTGGAATTGCTCAAACTTCGGCATTCAGGACGCTATGGTGAGAAAACCAGCTATTTGCGACGAAAAGTTGTTATTCCACTTGAAATGCCCAAGACTGTAAGAG AAGTAACATCCATACGATCTGGACTGCGAAAACGAAAGCGTGCTGAATCTCCTCAGCCAACCGAGCCACAAATAAGCGAGGAATGGGTCGACGAAGATAAATTGGAGCTatgggaaattaaatttatgggagaaaaacaagaaaaagcaCGCCTATCAGCTGTCACCCGATCTGTAGCATCCCGTCAATTGGACGCAAGTGGTAGTAGTGGTTCCAACACTTCAACTAATGGAGCTCTTGGCGTCGCCGGACGCGTCCAACTGGCACCTAAGTTGAGTGAAGATGTTAAAGAAAAAATGGAACAACAATTGAAATTACAGCGCGCTGTTCATCAGCAGAGAAAATTGGTTGCAACTGGCGAAGTAACCCGTTCTGTGACACCAG TTAAAGGCCAGGTTATCGGTAGCAGGCGTGTCATTGTTAAAAACCCTGATGGCACAACTCGAATTATTCAGCAAGCAGTTACGCAGGTTTCAAGAACAGGAGGAGCTAatactgcagcagcagctgcttcACCTACTGTAGGAGGCTCGACAAGCACGCAGTCAAATCCATCCACATCTACACCGCATAAAGTACAAATTATAAGGGGCCCAGATGGCAAAGTAAGCGTACGCGGGTTAAATCCTGGGCAGCAGCTGGTTCAAATGCCGGATGGTAAACTCCATGTGCTGACTACCACAACATCTTCAAATTCGGCGGGGCAAG GAAACAAAATAAAGGTTCCCATTAAGCCAGCTTCTGCTTCGTCGTCACCCGCCATCAGTTCAGCACAGACTACTACAAATCCAGTGACGCCAATGATAAAGCAAATTGCAGTTAAACATGTCACAAAAAATTCAGCGACCCAATCCATAGCATCATCCTCGCGAGTAGCATTGCCGCTTGCTCAAATTAAGAATAAGTTGTTACTggcccaacagcagcagcaatcaaCATCTTCATCACCAGCAACTTCATCATCCCCCGTGCAAAAGATAGTGTCAAAAGTGGTTAACGCTAGTACCTCTGGGCAAGCTCTACAGCAAGTACTTGTGCAGTCTGGGTCAAAACTTGTATTGGGCCAAAACGCACAAGGACAAAAGGTTATTATATCTACATCGGCGGCACAACAGCAAGGAACATCACCGgttcaacagcagcaactagTACAATCGCAACCAATTCAGCAGTCACCACAACAGATCTCCATGACACAGGTCGGTAATCAACCAACGCAAAAAGTAATTCAGCAAATTGTTAATACCAGCAACGTGCAGCAGCAGATAGTAGTTGGCGGTCAACGGCTTATCTTAAGCCCCGGTCAAACTATTGTTACTCAGAGGAATGTGCCGCAGAGTCAAGCATTGCAGATGGTTCAGCAGCAGATTCAAacccagcaacagcagcagcaacatcatgtCGTCCAGCCTCAGCAACAATTTGTGGTTCAATCAAACCAAATTGTACAATCTTCGCCAAGTGCACAAACCAAACTGGTTAAACAGCTTGTGGTTCAACAACAATCGCAGCAAACCATtgaagaaaaaacacaaatcagCACGACTGATAGCAATGAAACTGGCACACAACAAGTCTTGGTTCCAAATTCAACTTTAGCCCAGCAGTTAGCACAGGGCAAATTGCAGGTGGCAACAGTGAATGGGCAACAAGTAATCGTAAAACCGTTGGGAAATAATCAGGCTCAAATCGTGGCACATATTAAACACCAAGGTGATGGGAACGCTCACATCGTTACAAGTAATTCAGCCACTGCAGTACCTCAAGCTAACCCACAGAACTCACCAGTCAAGCAACAGGCTCTCCCACCACAAAGTCCACAACAAGTCGttgtgcagcagcaacagataCATCAACAGTCACCTACAAACTTCGAAAGTGGCGTTACCCCAATAACTCAACAGCCGGTTCTCACCCAGACTGTCCAGGCCCCAGCCCAACAGCAAGCCTTGAGTGTTGAGGAAAGTCTTCTGCAGAATCAGCCGCCTGGAACAGTAATTAAATGTGTCACCGCTCAAGTATTGCAAACCGAGCATGGTCCACGTATAGTATTGCAAGGCCTGGTGGGCAACGATTTCACTGCACAACAACTGCAATTGGTGCAAACGCAGGTGAAGCAGCAACTAATGAAGG CTCAAGAGTCAAATGGCAAACTTGGTGTTCTAGGCCCAACAAAAATATACTTGGCGGTACAGCCGGAAAATGCAGTTCAATCACAGCCACCTCCTCTAACACCTGTTCACCAATCGGCTGCGCATCAGCAA TTCTAG